A part of Biomphalaria glabrata chromosome 3, xgBioGlab47.1, whole genome shotgun sequence genomic DNA contains:
- the LOC106061282 gene encoding gastrula zinc finger protein XlCGF8.2DB-like produces MVHSGQSFKCNLCNKFFTSLLTLKKHFLIHTGEKPFQCYHCNRKFRCLSRLKEHLSFHLGYLQFKCPFCSKEYSNNSYLQEHIQTHSIKMKTFQYPIHCHICNKGFRKSSHLKSHMFSHTGEKPFKCNQCCKGYISNRSLTLHAFIHTGNLPFQCNICKKGFVKHSAYRDHLLIHTGELPYQCDICSKRFKTSYGRNRHSLIHSKKTQFNCTLCSQRFNFRSHLLSHLKQAHRDSKGEQCYKCILCNQVYLNKISILLHLKHHISDRTELRCLLCNKVFSNIFSLRGHIKHHLREKVFVCVLCNKRSDYKSNLSEHIKTHVIKRKTR; encoded by the coding sequence ATGGTTCACTCAGGACAGTCTTTTAAATGCAACTTGTGTAACAAATTCTTTACTTCgttgttgactttaaaaaaacattttttgattcATACTGGAGAAAAACCTTTTCAGTGTTATCACTGTAACAGAAAATTTAGATGTCTTTCAAGGTTAAAAGAACATCTTTCATTTCATCTTGGTTATTTGCAATTTAAATGTCCTTTTTGTAGTAAAGAGTATTCTAACAATTCTTATTTACAAGAACATATACAAACTCATAGTATAAAAATGAAAACCTTTCAGTACCCAATTCACTGTCATATTTGCAATAAAGGTTTCAGAAAATCTTCCCACTTAAAATCACATATGTTTTCTCATACTGGAGAgaaaccatttaaatgtaacCAGTGCTGTAAAGGGTATATTTCTAACAGAAGTTTGACTCTGCATGCATTTATTCATACTGGGAATCTACCATTCCAGTGTAATATTTGCAAAAAAGGCTTTGTTAAGCATTCTGCATATAGAGACCACCTGCTGATTCATACAGGAGAGCTACCATATCAATGTGACATTTGTTCTAAAAGGTTTAAAACAAGCTATGGTAGGAATCGACATTCTTTGATTCATAGTAAAAAGACACAATTTAATTGTACTCTATGCAGTCAAAGGTTTAACTTTAGATCACATTTATTGTCGCACCTAAAGCAAGCTCATCGAGATAGTAAAGGAGAACAatgttataaatgtattttgtgtAATCAGGTTTATTTAAACAAGATATCAATTCTGTTGCACCTGAAACATCACATCAGTGACAGGACAGAACTCAGATGCTTATTGTGCAATAAAGTTTTTTCCAACATCTTTTCTCTTAGAGGCCATATCAAGCATCACTTAAGAGAAAAGGTGTTTGTATGCGTACTGTGC